A single Anopheles arabiensis isolate DONGOLA chromosome 2, AaraD3, whole genome shotgun sequence DNA region contains:
- the LOC120894086 gene encoding galactosylgalactosylxylosylprotein 3-beta-glucuronosyltransferase P yields the protein MQTHYRVVKQKEPHCRRLTDILPFASMLRSYKLYLMLLVSSIFFIVCQNQGSITSLVSNAAAASSGAVDDLPDVVAAPLQGNDGLELLYGDSEPALGAEKIRSRSLNSRDMLQKLNDRSSSTSSATSTSATTTTSTTTARTTSTTTTANVVPTAPSTNGILAGSSSDVPYRFPVDTKQLPPLYIITPTYRRPEQIPELTRLGYTLKHVQNVLWIVVEDSENRTASVTRLLEEIGVPFVQLAAPMPAQYRKQKVKPRGVSNRNRALQWIRANATEGTLYFADDDNTYNLKLFEQLRHVRKVAMFPVGLISKYQVSSPVVKNGTITGFYDGWLGGRKYPLDMAGFAVSVKFLHKRPKAQMPFKPGYEEDGFLRSLEPLELKEVELLASNCTEILTWHTQARKNPPAPALDRKKYGGTNLVQLTSWLV from the exons ATGCAGACGCATTACCGAGTGGTAAAGCAAAAGGAACCACATTGTCGTCGGCTTACGGATATCCTACCATTTGCAAGTATGCTGCGATCGTACAAACTGTATCTGATGCTGCTCGTTAGCTCGATCTTCTTCATCGTGTGCCAGAACCAGGGCTCTATCACGAGCCTCGTCAGCAATGCGGCGGCCGcatcgtccggagccgttgacGATTTGCCGGATGTGGTCGCTGCACCACTGCAAGGCAACGATGGTCTGGAGCTGCTGTACGGGGACTCGGAGCCGGCACTTGGAGCAGAGAAGATCCGTTCGAGGAGCCTCAACTCTAGGGATATGCTGCAGAAGCTAAACGATCGCTCATCGTCGACTTCGTCCGCCACGAGTACCTCAGCTACGACCACCACGAGCACCACTACGGCAAGGACAACATCCACAACGACAACAGCGAACGTGGTACCGACAGCGCCGAGCACAAATGGAATACTAGCTGGAAGTTCTTCAGAT GTGCCGTATCGATTTCCGGTGGACACAAAGCAGCTGCCCCCGCTGTACATCATCACCCCGACGTACCGGCGGCCGGAACAGATCCCGGAGCTTACCCGCCTCGGTTACACGCTGAAACACGTACAGAACGTCCTGTGGATTGTGGTCGAGGACTCGGAGAACCGAACTGCCAGCGTTACCCGGCTGCTGGAGGAGATCGGTGTGCCATTTGTGCAGCTTGCCG CGCCTATGCCCGCCCAGTATCGCAAGCAAAAGGTCAAACCACGAGGTGTGTCCAATCGAAACCGAGCGCTACAGTGGATCAGGGCGAACGCGACAGAAGGAACCCTATACTTTGCCGACGATGACAACACGTACAATCTGAAGCTATTCGAACAG CTCCGTCACGTACGCAAGGTGGCCATGTTTCCGGTGGGTCTAATCTCTAAGTACCAGGTCAGCTCGCCGGTCGTAAAGAATGGTACGATAACGGGCTTCTACGACGGCTGGCTGGGCGGGCGCAAATATCCGCTCGATATGGCCGGGTTCGCGGTGTCGGTCAAGTTTCTCCACAAACGCCCCAAGGCTCAGATGCCATTTAAGCCCGGGTACGAGGAGGACGGTTTCCTGCGCAGCCTGGAGCCGCTCGAGCTGAAGGAAGTGGAGCTGCTAGCATCGAACTGCACGGAG ATACTGACATGGCACACGCAGGCAAGGAAAAATCCTCCCGCACCGGCTCTGGATCGCAAGAAGTACGGCGGCACGAACCTGGTACAGCTGACCAGCTGGCTCGTGTAG